From the Leptolyngbyaceae cyanobacterium genome, one window contains:
- a CDS encoding DUF928 domain-containing protein produces MTRLNRFLPLALFSMTLASELFLNLALPNELQARPASGHPTSDSPQTTQLSVTFEPQGEGKPDNSAGGASRSPDGKICPQDTTISQTFITPLIPVKNEALTVAAHPTFLVYMPPTSARKVFFSLQDESKNNLYQKILPITGESGIISIKLPTDVPPLEKGKNYKWYFQVMCQNALRPDSPGIEAQIKRVESVSALSSNLDKIGSLEQAAVYGKNGIWYDTLATLADLRRSQPENTAYTTNWQQILKSVGLEAIAKEPLLP; encoded by the coding sequence ATGACTAGGTTAAATCGCTTTCTGCCGCTCGCCCTTTTTTCGATGACCCTTGCCTCGGAACTATTCCTGAACTTAGCATTACCGAACGAGTTACAAGCACGGCCAGCTTCCGGTCATCCCACGTCTGACTCTCCCCAAACTACGCAACTCAGCGTCACTTTCGAGCCGCAGGGAGAAGGCAAACCGGATAACTCGGCAGGGGGAGCTTCTCGCAGTCCGGATGGCAAGATTTGTCCCCAAGATACCACGATTAGCCAAACATTTATTACACCCTTAATTCCCGTTAAAAACGAAGCATTAACAGTTGCCGCACATCCGACATTTTTGGTTTATATGCCGCCCACCTCTGCCAGAAAGGTATTTTTTAGTTTGCAGGATGAAAGCAAAAATAATCTTTACCAAAAAATATTACCAATTACGGGCGAATCGGGAATAATTAGCATTAAGCTGCCAACTGACGTACCGCCACTAGAAAAAGGCAAAAATTACAAGTGGTATTTTCAAGTTATGTGTCAAAACGCGCTGAGACCTGACAGCCCGGGAATCGAGGCGCAAATCAAACGAGTGGAGTCTGTTTCAGCGTTGAGTAGTAATTTAGACAAAATCGGCTCGCTCGAACAGGCAGCCGTCTACGGCAAAAATGGTATTTGGTACGATACTTTAGCAACCTTAGCGGATTTAAGAAGAAGCCAACCTGAAAATACTGCCTATACAACTAATTGGCAACAAATTTTAAAATCGGTTGGATTAGAAGCGATCGCAAAAGAACCACTTTTGCCATAA
- a CDS encoding filamentous hemagglutinin N-terminal domain-containing protein, with the protein MKQTDRYLYISSTLAFFLFCINLPTTAQIWPDTSLPENSTVINGNRVVIQGGTSVGKNLFHSFQEFSIPRGSEAFFNNSLDVQNIITRVTGSKLSNIDGILRANGTANLLLINPSGIVFGPNARLNIGGSLIASTANSIRFADGSFFSATNLQTPALLTINVPTGLQFGANSAAIAIENTGHNLNLVNSAYPVFIRGNENGLRVQPGNSIVLVGNGIALEGGILTGEKIKLGSVETGIVNLDPIDWTLDYSGIQNFKDVEISARSLTDASHSIQIQARSISIRDGSVALIENPGIQPPGKIEVNATESLELVGTTTDGAIASGLISNAIGIGNGGDINISTRGLSLREGGIITARSLSPATGGNVKVNASESVEAIGFSLFNPSSLSTLNTTAYSAGNSGNVTVSTQQLTTLNGGIVGTTTYGSGNGGDVVVNANSIELTGIQPMIFAPSTVGAATFNAGNAGSLNIATSRLVLKDGGRVISSTLASGNAGSVTINAAEFVEVSGTVFGSINPSLIDSSANLADPNVRQILGLPPTPSGASGNVTINAGSLRVLNGGLISVRNDGSGNAGLLSVNAGAIYLTNSGGITAATTSGEGGNIRLQTQILQLRNNSAITATAGGTGNGGNISLETDTFVALENSDITANSIANQGGRVNINSAGIFGSQFRQAETTESDITATGGNPQLSGTVEINTPDVNPGAGLIELPENVADPTTEIVAGCAADRGNRFVVTGRGGLPIDPNQTLRGRALWRDVRILANGESRMENLQRVSSLPVNSNHRSPNLNYQSLIREATGWSLNEKGQLQLVANAEKATGQNAWNQPNNCGI; encoded by the coding sequence ATGAAACAGACCGATCGCTATCTATACATATCCAGTACTTTAGCCTTCTTTTTATTTTGCATTAACCTGCCAACCACCGCGCAAATTTGGCCGGATACCTCTTTACCAGAAAACTCAACAGTAATCAATGGTAATAGGGTGGTGATTCAAGGAGGAACCAGTGTTGGAAAAAACCTGTTTCATAGCTTTCAAGAATTTTCTATACCCAGAGGAAGCGAAGCATTTTTTAACAATTCTCTTGATGTTCAAAATATTATTACCCGCGTGACAGGTAGCAAACTCTCAAATATTGACGGTATACTTCGCGCCAACGGTACTGCCAATTTATTATTGATTAATCCCAGCGGTATCGTTTTCGGGCCTAATGCCCGATTAAATATCGGCGGTTCGTTGATTGCAAGTACGGCAAATAGTATTAGATTTGCTGATGGTAGCTTTTTCAGTGCCACCAACTTGCAAACGCCAGCATTATTGACGATAAACGTACCTACTGGTTTGCAATTCGGGGCAAATTCCGCTGCGATCGCGATCGAAAATACAGGGCACAACCTAAATCTCGTCAACTCAGCATACCCGGTATTCATCAGAGGTAACGAAAATGGACTGCGGGTGCAACCAGGTAACTCGATAGTTTTAGTCGGTAATGGCATAGCTTTAGAAGGTGGTATTCTCACAGGAGAAAAAATCAAATTAGGTAGCGTAGAAACAGGTATAGTTAATCTCGATCCAATTGATTGGACGCTAGATTATTCGGGTATTCAAAATTTTAAAGATGTAGAAATATCAGCACGATCGTTAACTGATGCCAGTCACTCCATTCAAATTCAAGCACGTTCGATTTCCATTCGCGATGGTTCGGTCGCATTAATCGAAAATCCCGGTATTCAACCCCCTGGAAAAATCGAAGTTAACGCAACCGAATCTCTCGAACTAGTTGGCACTACTACCGACGGAGCGATCGCTAGTGGCTTGATTAGCAATGCCATAGGAATTGGCAATGGAGGAGATATAAATATATCAACCAGGGGGTTGAGCTTGCGAGAAGGAGGAATTATTACTGCCAGAAGCTTGAGTCCCGCTACGGGAGGTAACGTAAAGGTTAATGCTTCCGAATCTGTAGAAGCAATCGGATTTTCCTTATTTAACCCATCTTCTCTTAGCACGCTCAACACAACTGCTTATAGTGCGGGAAATAGCGGTAATGTTACTGTATCCACTCAACAATTAACCACATTAAATGGCGGAATTGTTGGTACTACAACCTATGGTAGTGGGAACGGCGGCGATGTAGTTGTTAATGCTAATTCTATAGAATTAACGGGAATTCAGCCAATGATTTTTGCCCCCAGTACTGTCGGTGCTGCTACTTTTAATGCAGGCAATGCAGGCAGTTTAAATATCGCAACTTCCAGATTAGTTTTAAAAGATGGAGGAAGAGTAATTTCCTCTACCTTAGCTTCTGGAAATGCGGGGAGCGTGACCATTAATGCTGCTGAATTCGTGGAAGTCAGCGGTACGGTATTCGGTTCGATTAATCCTAGTTTGATCGATTCTTCTGCTAATCTCGCCGATCCAAATGTCAGACAAATTTTAGGGTTACCACCTACACCTTCTGGTGCTTCGGGAAACGTCACCATCAACGCGGGAAGTTTGAGAGTACTAAATGGTGGATTAATCAGCGTTAGAAATGATGGTTCTGGAAATGCTGGTTTGCTGAGCGTAAATGCTGGGGCAATTTATCTGACTAATTCTGGTGGAATTACGGCTGCTACTACATCCGGTGAAGGTGGTAATATTCGGTTGCAAACTCAAATTTTGCAATTACGCAATAACAGTGCAATTACTGCTACTGCTGGCGGTACTGGGAATGGTGGTAATATCTCTTTGGAAACCGATACGTTTGTGGCGCTGGAAAATAGCGATATCACTGCTAATTCTATTGCCAATCAAGGTGGTAGAGTAAACATTAATAGTGCTGGTATTTTTGGTAGCCAATTTAGGCAAGCAGAAACAACAGAAAGCGATATCACTGCGACGGGGGGAAATCCTCAATTAAGCGGGACGGTAGAAATTAATACTCCTGATGTTAATCCCGGTGCGGGATTGATTGAATTACCAGAAAATGTTGCCGATCCTACTACTGAAATTGTGGCTGGTTGTGCAGCCGATCGCGGTAATCGATTTGTGGTTACGGGAAGGGGTGGTTTGCCGATCGATCCCAATCAAACCCTGCGAGGGAGAGCGCTTTGGCGAGATGTGCGAATTTTAGCAAATGGGGAATCGCGGATGGAAAACCTACAGAGAGTTTCATCTTTGCCGGTTAATTCAAATCATCGATCGCCAAACCTAAATTATCAATCCCTAATTAGGGAAGCAACTGGATGGAGTCTTAACGAAAAAGGACAATTGCAACTGGTTGCTAATGCTGAAAAAGCGACAGGGCAAAATGCTTGGAATCAACCAAATAATTGCGGTATTTGA
- a CDS encoding CHASE2 domain-containing protein, translating into MKCDIYQVGGSLKSDAPTYVERQADEQIYQALKQGDFCYVLNCRQMGKSSLLVRTKHRLEQEGFKCTTVDMTNIGSENITPSQWYKGVIADLSSGFKLLGKFNLKTWWQEQEGIPLPQRLSRFISEILLVQFSEEKIYIFIDEIDSILSLGFPVDDFFALIRFFYNQRAIDPEFNRITFAIFGVATPADLIQDKNRTPFNIGQAIELDGFSLEQVQPLTQGLEVENVNSNAIIKEILNWTEGQPFLTQKICQLVLNYSKETVSGMLRVPPGTESFWVESIVRTRLVDKWEFQDEPQHLRTIRDRILANELIAGRLLGIYQQVLAGEEVGVNDSREHIELVLSGLVRNDRGKLKVKNRIYQAVFNLEWVAKQLENLRPYAQNFQAWMTSAQQDESHLLRGIALQSALNWAENKKLSDLDYRFLAASQTLAKREVEIYLAAEKQARRLEREKAQFALQSAQQAHQILAKARKNAKQNSQNIRLAKGWIASIAGIVASSVIILRLTGLLQGMEWNVLDRFFQARPIARIETRIAIVTIDDSDISRIGQYPLSDRVLATAIETIKTYKPRAIGLDLYRDLPVQPGERQLAEVFRNTPNLIGTQKVVGSKIPPPPVLAQLDRVGFADQVLDGDGKVRRALLSVQPPGGTLHLNLGLRLALTYLEAEGITPQDVPYHPHQRRLGKALIVPFQSNDGGYVRADAGGYQVLLNFHGTRESFETFSMSDLLANQIPPEKLRDRIVLIGSIADSVNDLFQTPYSSRIFGPAKQMAGVTIHANIASQILSAALDGRPMLQVWSEASEWLWILFWCGIGAALAWLVKNSKLVVILVLVVEGGLIAIAFFAFLQGWWIPVIPPLIGLAISAITLPIVTAKQLERIQLGLTLKYLITVSKQQPAAGQIAIEYLKLSETPENQVLIDRMWQEFYLENG; encoded by the coding sequence ATGAAGTGTGACATCTATCAAGTCGGCGGCAGTTTAAAAAGTGATGCTCCCACCTATGTGGAGCGACAAGCAGATGAGCAAATTTACCAAGCTTTAAAACAAGGTGATTTTTGTTATGTCCTCAACTGTCGGCAAATGGGTAAGTCTTCCCTGTTAGTGAGGACTAAGCATCGTCTAGAACAAGAAGGTTTTAAATGTACGACAGTCGATATGACTAATATCGGCAGTGAAAATATCACCCCTTCTCAATGGTACAAGGGAGTGATTGCCGATTTATCTTCGGGATTTAAACTCTTAGGAAAATTCAACTTAAAAACTTGGTGGCAAGAGCAAGAAGGTATTCCTTTACCTCAAAGATTGAGCCGCTTTATTTCGGAAATATTATTAGTACAATTTAGCGAAGAAAAAATATATATATTTATTGATGAAATAGATAGTATTCTCAGCTTGGGTTTTCCAGTTGATGACTTTTTTGCTTTGATTCGCTTTTTTTATAACCAAAGAGCGATCGATCCCGAATTCAACCGAATTACATTTGCCATATTTGGAGTTGCCACACCAGCCGATTTGATTCAAGATAAAAATCGCACTCCCTTCAATATCGGTCAAGCAATTGAATTAGATGGGTTTTCTTTAGAACAAGTTCAACCTTTAACCCAAGGATTAGAAGTAGAAAATGTTAACTCAAATGCGATTATTAAAGAGATTTTAAATTGGACGGAAGGACAGCCATTTCTTACCCAGAAAATCTGCCAATTAGTACTAAATTATAGTAAAGAAACCGTGAGTGGAATGCTAAGAGTTCCGCCCGGTACAGAATCTTTTTGGGTAGAAAGTATAGTCAGAACGCGACTGGTTGATAAGTGGGAATTCCAAGACGAACCACAGCATTTACGGACAATTCGCGATCGCATTTTAGCCAACGAGTTAATTGCCGGACGCTTACTGGGAATTTATCAACAAGTCCTCGCCGGGGAGGAAGTGGGAGTAAATGACAGCCGAGAACATATTGAACTAGTACTATCCGGTTTGGTGCGTAACGACCGGGGAAAGCTGAAAGTAAAAAACCGTATTTATCAAGCCGTATTTAATCTTGAATGGGTAGCAAAACAACTAGAAAATCTACGTCCCTACGCTCAAAACTTCCAAGCTTGGATGACCTCCGCACAGCAAGACGAATCTCATCTTTTGCGGGGCATTGCATTGCAAAGTGCCCTGAATTGGGCAGAAAACAAAAAGCTATCCGATCTGGATTATCGTTTTTTAGCTGCCAGTCAAACACTTGCCAAACGAGAAGTTGAAATTTATTTAGCTGCGGAAAAACAAGCTAGAAGACTAGAAAGAGAAAAAGCACAATTTGCTTTACAATCTGCCCAACAAGCTCATCAAATATTGGCAAAAGCCCGCAAAAATGCCAAACAAAACTCTCAAAATATCAGGTTAGCTAAAGGTTGGATCGCGAGTATTGCGGGTATAGTTGCCAGTTCGGTGATTATTCTGCGCTTGACGGGACTATTGCAGGGCATGGAGTGGAACGTATTAGATCGATTTTTTCAAGCGCGTCCTATAGCGCGGATAGAAACTCGGATCGCGATCGTTACTATTGATGATTCGGATATTAGCAGAATCGGTCAGTATCCGCTTTCCGATCGGGTATTGGCTACTGCCATAGAGACAATAAAAACCTATAAGCCAAGAGCAATCGGGTTGGATTTGTATCGAGATTTACCCGTGCAGCCGGGAGAACGCCAATTAGCCGAAGTGTTTAGAAATACTCCTAATTTAATCGGTACTCAAAAAGTTGTAGGTAGCAAAATTCCCCCACCACCAGTATTAGCGCAATTAGATCGGGTGGGCTTTGCCGATCAGGTGTTGGATGGAGATGGGAAAGTGCGCCGCGCCTTGCTTTCCGTGCAACCACCGGGCGGTACGTTACACCTAAATCTCGGTTTGCGACTAGCCCTTACCTACCTAGAAGCAGAAGGAATTACCCCACAAGACGTTCCCTATCATCCCCATCAAAGGCGTTTGGGTAAAGCATTAATAGTTCCCTTTCAATCTAACGATGGCGGTTATGTAAGGGCTGATGCAGGGGGGTATCAAGTTTTACTTAATTTTCACGGTACTAGAGAAAGTTTCGAGACTTTTTCGATGTCCGATTTGTTGGCAAATCAAATTCCGCCAGAAAAACTGCGCGATCGCATTGTTTTGATCGGATCGATCGCCGATAGCGTCAACGATTTATTTCAAACTCCCTACAGCAGCCGAATTTTTGGCCCTGCCAAACAAATGGCAGGAGTAACCATTCATGCCAATATCGCCAGCCAAATTTTGAGCGCCGCTTTAGATGGGCGTCCCATGCTGCAAGTTTGGTCGGAAGCATCCGAGTGGCTGTGGATTTTATTTTGGTGCGGCATCGGGGCAGCCTTAGCTTGGCTGGTCAAAAATTCAAAATTGGTTGTAATTTTAGTACTCGTGGTCGAAGGAGGATTAATTGCGATCGCTTTTTTTGCCTTTTTACAAGGTTGGTGGATTCCGGTGATTCCGCCATTAATTGGGTTAGCAATATCTGCAATTACTCTGCCGATCGTCACTGCCAAACAATTAGAACGAATTCAACTCGGTTTGACCCTCAAATACTTAATCACCGTTTCCAAACAGCAACCAGCCGCCGGACAAATAGCCATTGAATATCTCAAGCTATCGGAAACTCCCGAAAATCAGGTATTAATCGATCGGATGTGGCAGGAATTTTACTTAGAGAATGGGTAG
- a CDS encoding CHASE2 domain-containing protein, whose protein sequence is MLKQWLGALIIAPTVAGLVIAANAVGLFQMLEWATLDQYFRLRPREPIDHRIAIVTINESDIQKIGKWPIPDGVLAQAIDNLKARQPKAIGLDLYRDLQVPPGSERLIQTFKSTPNLIGVEKKVGDTVAPSPTLKKLGQVALADLVLDADGKVRRGLMSIKTDEGQTRLSLSAHLSLMYLESKGISLRRIDTTSTEKKKGISKLGLGKAVFVPLTGNDGGYVGANSGGYQVLLNFRGDLDSFNTISLADVLDNRIGNQIEGKIVLIGATGQSLNDLFLTPYSSNIFSSPQRTPGVVIHANLISQTLSASLDGRPLIKVWPELLEWLWIFFWSGCGATSGLIFAHKRWTVVSILLLGCALLGISYLTFLIGWWIPVVAPMLALIGAGAGNTGYILVTNLRLYHKKLEDYSRHLEEKVKARTKELEQQKNHLQIQTIELAQAKETAIAASAAKSSFLANMSHELRTPLNAILGFTQLMSHDPSLSEENLEYIEIINSSGEHLLGLINDVLEMSKIEAGRQEIKENDFNLYRLLENLKEMLRLKAEEKGLQLIFEIAQNVPHYIKTDEKKLRQILINLLGNGIKFTQFGYVKLQVKIDFTSINHKIENHKNGQGNARIRLIFAVEDTGAGIAENELHLLFETFAQTETGRQSGQGTGLGLAISRKLVQLMGGDISIKSGLGKGTTFTFDILVALTDTDENLILQLTQRPIALEPGQPDYRILVVDEVKETRQLMVRLLTPVGFQVREAIHGEDAIALSESWQPHSIWIGMPMSGIDGYEAIRKIAATARTQPIKIVALTTRASAEEINRLSSVGCDDFVSHPFQEQEIFAKMSQHLGVRYLYEMPEEREPNNGCSKIEIEPSQPVPQSNNYSSSEVDEMPLDWYEDLNYAASQGDDILIYQLIEQIPQSNSTLANRLTELTYNFYFQQILELTQLKIPSLQNTLSTVTLIKSDGELHLESKEKESLKPLLATNNSVTTPCFASHTETLAESSQFYPANFDYSSIEPEATKNQDSLAKILVVDDLAENLRLLSSILSQKGYQVEAFLDGITALNAAKINPPDLILLDINMPKMDGYQVCKNLKESPQTNQIPVIFISAMNEVNDKVKAFKMGGADYINKPFQIEEVLARVENHLTISRLQKQLVFQNENLQKEVVNRILAEEALRLSESKEREKAQQLSQAIQQLTQAQAKLVQQEKMSSLGQLVAGIAHEINNPVNFIHANLDHLHNYNQELLNLLHLYQNHFPDIPAEISNQIETIDIKFLVEDLTKILNSMKVGTQRIVEIVKSLRTFSRLDESEVKSVDIHEGINSTLMILEHRLKSQTDKLSIEVIKEYGNLPKIECYAGQLNQVFMNIIANGIDALEERKRRKDYGNWKPQIRVRTEVLSDRKVGIYITDNGVGMTEEIRRRLFDPFFTTKDVGKGTGLGMSISYQIAVDKHGGEIRCVSAPGQGTMFAIEIPIAQIGTQ, encoded by the coding sequence ATGCTAAAGCAATGGCTTGGCGCTTTAATTATCGCACCTACCGTAGCGGGGTTAGTCATTGCTGCTAATGCAGTAGGACTATTTCAAATGCTAGAATGGGCAACTCTCGATCAATATTTTCGCTTGCGTCCTCGCGAACCTATTGACCATCGAATTGCGATCGTCACGATTAACGAATCAGACATCCAAAAAATCGGCAAATGGCCGATTCCCGATGGCGTTTTAGCCCAAGCGATCGATAACCTAAAAGCACGCCAGCCAAAAGCGATTGGTTTAGACCTTTACCGAGATTTACAAGTACCACCTGGTTCTGAACGATTAATTCAAACCTTTAAATCCACCCCAAACTTGATCGGCGTTGAAAAAAAAGTTGGAGATACGGTTGCACCTTCACCAACTTTAAAAAAACTAGGTCAAGTTGCCCTCGCCGATTTAGTGTTAGATGCAGATGGCAAAGTGCGCCGGGGATTAATGTCAATTAAAACTGATGAAGGTCAAACTAGATTAAGTTTGAGCGCCCATCTCAGTTTAATGTATTTAGAATCGAAAGGAATTTCTTTGCGAAGAATCGATACTACTTCGACAGAGAAAAAAAAGGGAATAAGTAAATTAGGATTAGGTAAAGCCGTCTTCGTACCTTTAACGGGAAACGATGGCGGCTATGTGGGCGCTAATTCTGGTGGCTATCAAGTTTTGTTGAACTTTCGCGGAGATTTAGACAGTTTTAATACCATATCCCTAGCCGATGTTTTAGACAATAGAATTGGTAATCAAATAGAAGGAAAAATAGTTTTAATTGGGGCAACTGGACAAAGCCTTAATGACTTATTTCTCACTCCTTATAGCAGCAATATATTCAGCAGTCCCCAGCGAACACCAGGCGTAGTTATTCACGCTAACTTAATCAGTCAAACATTAAGCGCGTCACTCGATGGACGACCTTTAATTAAAGTTTGGCCAGAATTACTAGAATGGCTGTGGATTTTTTTTTGGTCTGGATGTGGCGCAACTTCAGGATTGATTTTTGCTCATAAGCGATGGACGGTTGTCAGTATTTTATTACTAGGATGCGCTCTGCTGGGGATTTCTTATCTAACTTTTTTAATTGGCTGGTGGATTCCGGTAGTTGCTCCAATGTTAGCTTTAATTGGTGCTGGTGCTGGCAACACCGGTTATATTCTGGTTACCAACTTGCGGCTTTACCATAAAAAATTAGAAGATTATTCGCGCCACTTAGAAGAAAAAGTAAAAGCCCGCACTAAAGAATTAGAACAGCAAAAAAACCACTTACAAATCCAAACAATTGAACTCGCTCAAGCCAAAGAAACAGCCATTGCTGCCAGCGCTGCTAAAAGCAGTTTTTTAGCCAATATGAGTCACGAATTGCGTACTCCTCTGAACGCTATTTTAGGGTTTACGCAATTAATGAGTCACGATCCTTCTTTATCCGAAGAAAACCTAGAGTACATAGAAATTATCAATTCTAGCGGAGAGCATTTATTGGGATTGATTAACGATGTACTAGAAATGTCAAAAATCGAAGCGGGGCGGCAGGAAATTAAAGAAAATGATTTTAATTTATATCGACTATTGGAAAATTTAAAGGAAATGCTGCGACTGAAAGCCGAAGAAAAAGGTTTGCAGTTAATTTTTGAAATTGCCCAGAACGTACCGCACTACATTAAAACAGATGAAAAAAAATTACGGCAAATTTTGATTAACTTGCTGGGAAATGGCATTAAATTTACCCAGTTTGGTTATGTTAAATTACAAGTAAAAATAGACTTTACCAGCATAAACCATAAAATAGAAAATCACAAAAACGGCCAAGGTAATGCTCGTATCCGTTTAATATTCGCTGTAGAAGATACGGGTGCTGGAATAGCAGAAAATGAACTTCACCTATTATTTGAAACTTTTGCACAGACAGAAACAGGTCGTCAATCCGGACAAGGAACTGGTTTAGGTTTAGCGATCAGTCGCAAATTAGTGCAATTAATGGGGGGAGATATTTCGATTAAGAGTGGTTTAGGAAAAGGTACGACATTTACTTTTGATATTCTAGTTGCGCTGACCGATACAGATGAAAATTTAATTTTACAGCTTACCCAAAGACCGATCGCCCTAGAACCAGGCCAACCCGATTATCGCATCTTGGTCGTGGATGAGGTAAAGGAAACTCGTCAATTGATGGTAAGACTCCTCACCCCGGTTGGGTTCCAAGTAAGAGAAGCTATTCATGGTGAAGATGCGATCGCCCTTTCGGAAAGTTGGCAACCTCACTCGATCTGGATCGGGATGCCAATGTCCGGAATAGATGGATATGAAGCGATCCGAAAGATCGCAGCCACCGCTCGAACTCAACCGATCAAGATCGTCGCGCTCACCACCCGCGCTTCAGCAGAAGAGATAAATCGTCTGTCGTCAGTTGGTTGCGATGATTTTGTCAGCCATCCTTTTCAAGAACAGGAGATTTTTGCCAAAATGTCCCAACATTTAGGTGTGCGTTACTTATATGAAATGCCGGAGGAAAGAGAACCAAACAACGGCTGTTCTAAAATTGAGATCGAACCCTCACAACCCGTACCGCAATCGAACAATTATTCATCTTCTGAAGTGGATGAAATGCCGCTCGATTGGTATGAAGACCTAAATTATGCAGCTTCTCAAGGTGACGATATTTTGATTTATCAACTAATCGAACAAATTCCTCAATCAAATAGTACTTTGGCTAATCGATTAACCGAACTTACCTATAATTTCTATTTTCAACAAATTTTAGAATTAACTCAACTAAAAATTCCCAGTCTTCAAAATACCTTATCAACCGTGACATTAATAAAAAGTGACGGGGAACTTCACTTAGAAAGTAAAGAAAAAGAAAGTCTCAAACCCCTTCTAGCAACGAATAATTCTGTTACTACTCCTTGCTTTGCAAGTCATACCGAAACATTGGCTGAATCAAGCCAATTTTATCCTGCCAACTTTGACTATAGCAGCATCGAACCAGAAGCAACTAAAAATCAAGATAGTTTGGCTAAAATTCTCGTGGTTGACGATCTAGCGGAAAACCTACGCCTTTTGTCTAGTATACTCAGCCAAAAAGGTTATCAAGTTGAAGCATTCCTCGATGGCATAACCGCTTTAAATGCAGCCAAAATCAACCCACCAGATTTGATTTTACTCGATATTAATATGCCTAAAATGGATGGTTATCAAGTTTGTAAAAATTTAAAAGAAAGTCCCCAAACTAATCAAATACCAGTAATATTTATTAGCGCGATGAATGAAGTAAATGATAAGGTGAAAGCTTTTAAAATGGGGGGAGCGGATTATATTAATAAGCCATTCCAAATTGAAGAAGTATTGGCTAGAGTAGAAAACCACTTAACTATTAGTCGGTTACAAAAACAATTAGTTTTTCAAAACGAAAACCTGCAAAAAGAGGTAGTTAATCGGATTTTGGCAGAGGAAGCATTGCGACTATCAGAATCCAAAGAACGGGAAAAAGCGCAACAACTATCTCAAGCTATTCAACAGTTAACTCAAGCTCAAGCAAAATTAGTGCAGCAGGAAAAAATGTCTAGCTTGGGTCAATTAGTAGCTGGAATCGCTCACGAAATAAACAATCCAGTGAACTTTATTCACGCTAATTTAGACCATCTTCATAATTATAATCAAGAATTGCTTAACTTGTTGCATTTATATCAAAATCATTTTCCGGATATACCTGCCGAAATTTCCAATCAAATCGAAACAATTGATATCAAATTTTTGGTAGAAGACCTCACGAAAATATTAAATTCTATGAAGGTGGGAACTCAGCGCATTGTGGAAATCGTGAAGTCGTTGCGAACGTTTTCTCGCTTGGATGAATCAGAAGTAAAATCAGTAGATATTCATGAAGGTATAAACAGTACTTTAATGATCTTAGAGCATCGACTGAAATCTCAAACAGACAAATTATCAATAGAAGTAATCAAAGAATATGGTAATTTACCAAAAATAGAATGCTATGCAGGGCAACTCAATCAGGTATTTATGAATATTATTGCTAATGGAATAGATGCTCTAGAAGAGCGCAAACGCCGTAAAGATTATGGAAATTGGAAACCACAAATTCGCGTTCGTACAGAAGTTTTGAGCGATCGAAAAGTGGGGATTTACATTACTGATAATGGAGTAGGTATGACAGAAGAAATCCGGCGAAGATTATTCGATCCTTTCTTTACTACCAAAGATGTAGGTAAAGGTACTGGATTGGGAATGTCGATTAGCTATCAAATTGCCGTTGATAAGCATGGAGGAGAAATTCGTTGCGTATCTGCACCGGGACAAGGGACAATGTTTGCGATCGAAATACCGATCGCGCAAATCGGCACTCAATAA